Part of the Lichenicola cladoniae genome is shown below.
GTGCTGACGTTCGGCAAGACCGATGGCCAGGTCGAGGAAGTGGTGGTGGATCACGTCGTCGCCGGCACCGGCTACAAGGTCGATGTCGAGCGCCTGGGCTTTCTCGATGACAGCATCCGGGCCCGCATCACGCAGGAACAGAAGACGCCGGTGCTGACGCGGAACTTCGAGTCGTCCTACCCCGGTCTGTATTTCGTCGGCGTGTCGGCGGCGAACAGCTTCGGGCCGCTGCTGCGCTTTGCCTGGGGCGCACGCTTCACCGCACGCCGCCTCGCCGCTCACCTCGCGTAGAATACAGAGCTTACGATCGAGGAAGAATGGTGCCGACTGGCCTGTTCTTCCTCAACGGGAGCGGGTGATTTCCAGCCGGAACCCGGAACGGCCTGACTCGCTTACGTTCGCTACGGTTTTCAGGATGCACGTGTGAAGACCACATACGGCGTTCCGGACACAGGCTGTCATGCGTTCAGCATGCTGCCGTCCTGACCGGCACGGCATTGCGTGAAGTAGTTTGTAATATTCGATAGATCCTCGCTGGCCCGGCTTGGACGTTATACTTTCCTGGAGCGACCGCGTGCACCGCATTCTTGATCTGGTCGGCCTTGTGGATACCTGCCTGTGAACCTTGTCCAATCGCGTCCCCTAATGGCAGTCGACCGTGCGCTCGTACATGGCGTTTCGGTGGCTCTCGCCACCTACAACGGTGCGCACTACCTCAAGGAGCAGCTGGATAGTCTGGCTGACCAGACATACCTCCCGTCGGAGCTCGTGGTAACCGATGACGGTTCCAGCGACGAGACTCTCGAGATGCTTGCCGAATTCGCCACGACCGCTCCGTTCCCGGTACGGATACACCGGAATCCGGTAAGGCTAGGCTACCGCGCCAATTTCATGCATGCGGCCAGCCTGTGCAGTGGCAGTCTGATCAGCTTCTGCGACCAGGACGATGTCTGGCGGCGGGACAATTTAGAACAGGTGGTGGCCGGGTTCGACGATCCGGATGTGTTGCTGGTGTTTCATAACGCCCTCCTGGTGAAGGCGGACCGCCAGCCGATCTCTCCGTTCTATGCGACCCCGCCCGTAGCGGGCTGCGCGCCGATCCTGACCCTCAATCCCTGGATGTTTGCCTGGGGCTTCATGCAGACCTTCCGGGCAGACCTGAAGAACGCGATGCCCGAATGGGAGCAGGCTCAGTGCCATCTTTTCCCCGGCGAGGTGCTTGGGCACGACATGTTCTTCTTTCTTCTCGCCGCATCGCTTGGAAAGGTTCGCTACCTCGACGAGATGCTGACTGAGTATCGCCAACATGACAACAACACGGTCGGTTCGAAGAAGCGGACTCCGCCGACGCTGATCGAGCGCTGGCGATATCGCTTCGAGGATAGGTCGGAAACCTATGGCCATCTCGCACATGTCGCGACCATCAACGCCGACTTGCTGGGCCAGTTGTCGCGTTCGGACGCCATGCCGGAGACGTTGAAGTCTGCCGCCGGCACGGCTGCGCAAGCCTGGCTGCCGATCGCCCGACTATATGGCGACCGGGCGCGATGCTGCAGGGGCGGTGCGATCGGGCGCCTCAAGGCGTTCCTGAGGCTTTGGCGAGCAGGGTTCTATGGCGAATCCAGTTTCTGGACCCTGGGCAGGAACGCCATGCTAAAGGATTTCGTGCTTGGCGTCATTTGCGCACCGCTGATTCTGCGCATCGGTGCCCGCTCGTCCCTAACCGATCGTACCTGCAGACGAGGACTAAGGACATTGGGACAAGCGCAGACGGCGAGCCGATAAAGGTATAGGCGCTTGGGAAGGGGGCGGCGCCGACCCACGGCGAGTCACCAAATGATAAGGATTAACGCTAAGGTTTATGGTGCCAATCCAGCTCTGCTCCGGGACATTTCAGGCGTCCCGAGCATTGTCCGAAACCATGAGTTGTTTAAGTGTCCTTTACCTGCTCGACGGCTTCATGAGCAGCCTGCTGCGGGCCTTCTTGCTGTTTAGCCATTTTGCTGATTGCGATCGGCAACAACTTGGCGATCACCGGTAGAAGCGGTGCCAAAGGCAGTCCGGTACAGCTCGCCAGGAACTTTACCTGATCGCTGGTCAGGACACGCTGTACTTCTTCCGTGGTCAACGGCTGTGGCGGGCCGTTGCCCGTCCAGGACCGTGCCTTGTCACCTAGTCCGACATTATCGAACTGCTTGACGATGTGGGCGACACCCGCCTGACCGCCTTGTGATTCGAGCATTTTCGCCAACAGGCCTGCGATAGCATCTTCGCCGCCAGCCAATGCCATCGCCTTGGCTTTGAGGCCGCTTAAAAAGCCGCTCATGCTGCAACTCCAAAATTATGGACAGTAAGCAATAAAAAAGAACTCAAGCCTGAAGTCATAGCCGCGAATGAAGCCGTCATTGAATCCATGCCATCTCGATTTATTGGTGTTGAAGCATAAAACCGATCGGTCGCTGACATGTTGTCTCCAGCTCCGATCGCGAGCCGAGTTCTCTGATAAGCCCGAGCCTTATAAGAGCGTCATCTAAGCAAGACAACACAGTCCTGCCCTGGTCGGACATGGGCCGTCATACCGGGTCGTCGGCTCAGGCATCCAGACGAGCTTCGGAGACAACATTACATTCTCTGGCCAAAACTAATATTTCTGGCTATTGAGGACAAAGCCTACCATTCGGGATCAGATGGAATGACGCGCGTGGATCGCGCCGGAAACTAGTCGTGTAAGCGAGCCGGCCCGGTTTGCTCGCCGTGTCGTCTCGGCCGATATTCAATCGTTTCCGTTCGAATCGAGCGAGGGCGTTCCTGCATGATCCGTCGTCTCCTTGGGTTGTTCCTGATGTTCGCCGTGTCCAGCGCGGTCGGTCAGACGGTAATTTCTTCACGGCACCCGGCTGCAGCGCAGGTGGCCGAGGATAAGGGTGGCGCACCACCAGCTCCGGCGCCGGTAACGCCCGACGCTCTCGAATTTCAGCGCCTGTTGCTCAATACCGGGGGAAACAACGCGGAGGCCTGTCTCCGGTTCGGTGCGAAGCTGGATGATCGCAAAGCGGCGGATTACGCAGCGCGCCTGTCTCTCGTCCCGGCGGCAAAGCCGTCGGTCAGGATCGAAGGCAGCGATCTCTGCATAGGCGGCCTGGGTTTCGGCACCCGGCATGCCTTGACGGTGTCGGCGGGACTAGTCGGTGCGCAGGGCGAACGGCTCCGGACCGACCTGCATCTCACCGTGACCCTCGCCGACCGCCCCGCAACCGTTGCGATCGCGGGAGATGGCTACGTGCTCCCCAGGACGACGGCGACCGGCATCGAGATACAGACAGTCAATGTGAAGCGGGTCCGGCTGCGGGTTCTTCGGATGTCGCAGCAGCACGCGGTGGCGAGGACTGGGTCTGAGAGCGGCTACGGCAATGACCCCGTCAACCTGTCCACGACGTCCATGCACGGTTACGAGCTGGATGCGCTGCTGCAATCCGACCTGGTGCCGATCTGGCAGGGCATGATGGACGTGGACGGCGATCCGAACAAAACGGTCGTCACGGCCTTTCCGGTTGCCGGCGTGATCCACGATCAGCGCGCCGGGCTGTACCTCGTCACGGCCGAGGATGGCGATGCGCCCGCATCCCGCCTGGCCACCCGTCCCGACATCGCCGCACATTGGGTCAACGTCAGCGACATCGGGCTCAGCACGATCGAGGGACGGGATGGGTTGCATGTCGTCGCCCGCTCACTCGCCACCGCCTTGCCGATGCAGGGAGTGCGGATCGCGCTGAACGCGCATGGTGGCGACGTGCTGGGCGTCGCGGTCACGGATCGCGACGGCTCTGCTTCGTTTGCACCGGGGCTTGTCCGGGGCAAGGGTCCGGAAGCACCCGATACGATCGTCGCGACCGGCCTGTCGAACGACTTCGCGTCGATCCGACTCGGGACCTGGTTCGACTTCTCCGACCGCGGCGCGGAGGGGCATGCCGTCGCGGGGCCGGAACAGGCGATCGTCATGACGGAACGCGGCGTCTATCGGCCGGGCGAGATGGTGCAGACGACCTCCCTGCTGCGTAACCATCTTGGCGCCGCGATCGGCGACCAGCCGCTCGTGCTCGAACTCGACCGGCCGGACGGGATCGAGGAGCGGCGGATGACCCTGCCGGCGGCGGCGGAAGGCGGCTTCGTGGTGCCCGTCCCGCTGACAGGCAGCGCACCGCTCGGAACCTGGACGCTCCGCGCCTACGCCGATCCGACATCCCCCAGCATCGGCTCCGCCACCTTCGAGGTGCAGGATTTCGTGCCGCAGGTGCTCGGTGTCGAACTGGTGGCCGACCAGCCGGCGCTCCTGCCCGGCAGCACCGCCTCGGCGACGCTGACCGGACGATTCCTGTACGGGGCACCGGCTGCCGGATTGCATGGGGACGGCAGCATGCGCGTGCTGGTGGACCCATCACCGGTCCCGGGCGTGACCGGATACGCGTTCGGCCTGGCGTCCGAGACCCTGCCCGGCAAGGAGCAGAAGCTCGAGGTGCCGGACGCGGACGCGCTGGGGAAGTCGAAAATCGCAGTGTCGCCGACCGTGCCGGCGGGACTGTCGCTGCCGATGACGATTTCGGTAGAGGCCGGGATGCAGGATCCCGGCGGACGGTCGGTCACCAAGCGGATCATGATCCCTGTCAGGCGGACGCGCCCCCTCATCGGGTTGAAGGGGCACGATGCCGGCGGCGACGCGGTGCAGCAGACGGCAAAGGTCGAGATCGCGACCTTCGATCCGGAGGGCAAGCCCGTCGCCGTGCCGCACATGGCGTGGAGGGTCATCCGCGAAAACGACGTGTATGACTGGTTCGGCGGTGCGGGCGGATGGTCTTTCCACCAGACCACCATCGACGAGCCTATCTCACAGGGTACCGTCGACACCGGATCCGATGGCCGGGCGACGATTGCGCCGATGCTCGACCAGGCCCGCTATCGCATCGTCGTGACGGACACCGCCTCGGGCGCGGTCACGTCGACCGAGGTTCACGTCGGCTGGTGGGCGCCGGAACAAACGGACGCGGCTCCCGACCGGCTCGACGTGGTGGCGAAGGACAGCACCATCCCGGCCGGCGGCAGTACCGTGATCCACGTCGCGTCCCGCTTCGCCGGCGAAGCCCAGGTGACCATCGCCGGGGATCGCGTGTTCTCGACCCGTACGATCCACATACCGGCCGGCGGCACCGATATTCCGGTCACCGCGGATCCGGGCTGGGAGGGCGGGGCATATGCGCTTGTCACCCTCTACAGACCGCTGAAGCAGCCGGCCCGACCGCATGATCCCGTCCGCGCCGTGGGACTGGCCTGGATCGGCCTCGACGAAGCGTCCCACCGGCTGGATGTCTCGATGCAGGCACCGGACCTGGCGCTGCCGCGGCAACAGCTGCACCTGCCCGTCTCGGTGCGTGGCGCAGGGGCAAGCGGCCATGCACATCTGACGCTGGCTGCCGTCGACGAAGGCGTTCTGGGGATCACCTCCTACAAGCAGGCCGACCCGTTCGACCTGCTGTTCGGCAAGCACCGGCTCGGCATCGACACCACGGACACATACTCGCATCTCCTGGACGGATCGGCGCGGGCCGGACGCATCCGGGAGGGAGGTGACGAGGGATCGGGGCCGACAGGGCTGGCCGTCACCAGCACGCGGGTCGTGTCGCTGTTCTCCGGCGATGTGCTGCTGGACGCTATGGGACGCGGCGTGGTGACCCTGGACGTTCCGGATTTCGAGGGACGGTTGCGCCTGATGGCGACGGCCTGGTCGGCCGACGGCGTCGGATCGGCAACCGGCGGGACGACGATCCGTGATCCGGTAATCCCGGACGTCTCGCTGCCGCGCTTCCTCGCCCCGGGGGATACGGCGCGTGACACGGTCTCGATCGCCGACACCGACGGTGCCGATGGCACCTATGAGCTAGCCCTGGCCGCCACGGGAAGCGTGCGGATCGACGGAGCATCGACGTTCAAGACCGATCTTCGGCGCGGGCAGCGCCGGGAGTTCGCGATCGGGCTCGCCGGCACGACGGCGGGGATAGGCAGGGTGGTGGCGACACTGACCGGACCGGGCCTTCACCGGCACCCGCTCGTACGGGACTGGAGCATCGAGGTTCGCCCGGCCCATCTGCCGACGACGACCTCCACCATCGTTACGCAGGCCCCGGGCAAATCGTATCGCGCGGATCCCACGCTGCTTGCCGGCTACGACCCGGGCAGCACGACGATGACCATCGGATATTCCGGCTTCGGCGGGATCGATACGATCGGCTTGCTCCAGTCGCTCGAGGTCGGCGGCTGGGGCTCGTCCGAGGACCTCGCCGCGCAGGCATGGCCGCTCATCCATTTCAGGCAGCCGGGGCTGATGGGCCGGCTGCCGATACCGGGAGGTGCCACGGGCCGCGTCCAGACCGCGGTGGATACGCTCCTCGACCGCGAGGATGCCGGCGGCCGTATCGGCGAGTGGCACCTGAACGATGGCGGCACCCTGCCATGGACGCAGATCTACCTGGTCGATTTCCTGGGCCGGGCGAAGGAGGCCGGGTTCAGCGTTTCCAGGCCTGCGCTCGACCGCGCGCTGGACTGGCTGGAAGAGTCTCAGTTGCAAGGCGGCGTGCGGCAGAGCGACGACGACGCCGTGACACCGGCAACCCGCGCCTATGCCTTGTTCGTGCTGGCGCGCGCCGGACGCCTGGACGCCGGGGCGATCCGGACGATGCACGACGACCTGGCGTCCGGCTTGGGCAACGACAGAACGATGTTCGTCTGGGGCAGCCCGGGGGCGGAGGCGACGATCGCCGAACCGCTGGCACTCGGTCACATGAGTGCGGCGCTGGCATTGGCCGACCAGCATGATGCCAGCCGGGAGGGCTTCGGCTGGGCGGTCGCCAACCTCGGACCGGCGCGTGTCGGTCCGCCGCAGCTCCTGGACGGGGCCTACTGGATCTATGTGCGCGACCTTGCCGGGGTGACCGCACTAGCGGCCGATGCCCGTGACGACGAACTCGCCCAGCGGCTCGTCCAGCAATTCAACTTGATGGACTTGTCTCCGCCGCAGCTGAACGACCAGGAAAAAGCCGGCCTGCTCGGCGTCGCCGCAGCGATGGACCGGGATGATCCGGCGGTGCGCATCGCCGTGAACGGCAAGGAAGTGGCCGATCCGGTGCATCTCCCGCAGGCATTCACGCCGGACACGGACGACATCGCCAAGGGCTATACCGTGTCCAACACGGGGACCAGGCCGCTATGGCTGACGACCACGGTGACCGGAACGCCGACCCAGGCGCCACCGGCGACCGATACGGGCTATTCGGTTCGCGCCGAAGCGCTGACGATGTCGGGCGACCGCTTCGACACCAGGCACCTGCGCCAGAACGACAGGTTCATCGTCCTGGTCTCGGGCAGCGCCGATGGAGGAGATGTCCATCGCACGATCCTGGTGAGCATGCTGCCGGCCGGATGGGAAATCGAGAGCACGATCACCGATGGCCAGGACGGGTTCGACTTCCTGGGCGAGCTGACGCACGCGAAATCCGAGCAGGCCCAGGACGATCGCTTCGTGGCGATCTTCGGGACCGATCCGGATAAGGCCCGGGATACCGGTGTTTCTAAATCGCTGGGGCAAAATGAATACCGCCTGGCGTACGTGGTCCGGGCGGTGACACCGGGTTCGTTCATTCTGCCGGAGACGGTGGTGACGGATCGATATCGACCGACCATCACCGGACGGACCGCGGCCTCGAGGACGGAGGTGGCGCCCCGGTGAAATGGCGGGCCATCACGTCGGCGCTGACGGTCTGCACGCTGGGAGTCGTGGCACTGGATCGGGTGTTCCCACCCGACCTTTCGCGCTACCGCGCGGCATCGTTGTTCCTGCTCGACGACGAGGACCGGCTTCTGGACGGGCGTGTGTCGTCCGACGGCGCCTGGCGCATCCCGACGCGCCGTGCCGACATCGACCCGGGCTATGTCACGCTGCTGCTGCGAACCGAGGATCATCGGTTCGCGGACCATCCAGGCATCGATCCCTTCGCACTCGCCCGCGCGGCATACCAGTTGGCGGTGCGGTGGCGGATCGTGTCCGGGGGGTCGACCCTGGCGATGCAGACGGCGCGATTGCTGTCGCCGCATCCGCACGATGTCGCTGGAAAGATCAGCGACCTGGTGCGTGCCCTGCAGCTGGAGGCGCGTTACGGCCGCGCCGGCATGCTGGACATCTACCTCACGCTGGCACCGGAAGGCGGCAACGTCGAAGGGATCCGCGCAGCCTCCTTGCTCTATTTCGGCCATGAGCCGCAGCACCTGACCCTGCAGGAGGCGGCGCTGCTGGTAGCAATACCACGACGACCGGGAGCGCTGCGCCCGGACCGGCATCCCGACGCCGCAATCGCTGCGGCCGCCCGCGTCCTCGAGCGCTCCGGCCTGACCTGGGGCGGCGACACCGATCCGATCGGGCGCAGGCCGGTCTCGCACGACGCGCAAGCGCTGCTCGGCCATGAATGGTCGCTCGGCCGTCGAGGTATCGTGCGCACCACCATAGACGGCGGCCTGCAGCGCACCGCGAGGCGGATCATCCAGTCGATGGTTCCGCCGCCGAGAGGCGAGTTCGCGGCGCTGGTGACGAGGCGCAATCGCACCGTCGCCATCTGGATCGGCGGAGCCGGTCCGGCCGGCGACTGTCCGGGCTGCAGCGTCGACATGGTGACGGCCCGCCGGTCGCCGGGTTCGACCCTGAAACCGTTCGCCTACGGGATGGCGTTCGACCAGGGCACCCTCACCCCGGGCACCATCCTTCGGGACGAACGGATGGGGTTCTCCGGCTACACGCCGAGGAACTACGACCGGCTTTTCCACGGCGGCACCACTGCCACGGTCGCCCTTCAGCAATCGTATAACCTGCCGGCGGTCCAGGTGCTGCGCCTCGTCGGCCCGGCCCGGTTCGTCAGCACGCTTGCGAGCTGCGGCATTCATCTGGTTCTGCCGCGCGGCACGACCGCACCCGGCCTGCCGGTGATCCTGGGCGGGGCCGCGATCAGCATGCTGGACCTTGCCAGCCTCTACGGGGCGCTGGCGGAACACGGCATGGTCGAACCGGTCCGGGTCGAGCCAGGTCCCGCCGGCATCGGAAGGCCCGTCATGGGGCCGCGCGCCGCACGCCAGATCGTTGCAATCCTGCGTGGCACGCCGCCGCCGCCCGGCGTCACCGACTGGAGATCCCGCGGCATTGCGTTCAAGACCGGCACCTCCTACGGCCAGCGCGATGCCTGGGCCGCCGCCGCGACCCCGGACTGGACGGTGGTAACCTGGGCCGGGCGACCCGACGGCACGGCTTCGCCCGGCATCACCGGGCGGGAGACCGCGGCTCCGCTGATGGCACGCCTGCTCGACGTGCTTACCCTCGCCGATGGGAGAATTGCGGAAGCGGGTGCGCCTGTGGAGCGCCTGGGGGACCTCTCGCCTGCCTTGCAGCGGCTCGGCCAGGATGACCGGCCGCGGATCCTGGCGCCGTCGCCGGGATCGAGTGTCGAGGGCAGCGGCGATGGTGGACGCATGCAGCCGGTCGGACTGGAAGCGTCTGGCGGCACGCCCCCCTATCGCTGGATCGTCGACGGATCCCCGGTCGTGGTGCTGCCGGGTGGAATGCCCGCCTGGCGACCGGACGGACCCGGCTTCGCCCACGTGGCGGTCATCGACGCGAACGGACGCAGCGGTGCAGCCAACGTGCGGGTGAGATAGGGCGATCGGGTGAATGCGTCTTACCCGCACTCAGATGCGGCGGTTGAAGAGGGTGACGGGTTCCCGCAGACGATAGAGCCTGGCCTTCCGGCCGCCGGTCTCCGAGGTTTCGTCGATAGCAACTCCAGGCCGGTCACCTTGCGTCGGAACGAGCTGACATCGATCGATGGCACGCCGAGTGCAATCTCTAGGTCTCGCGCAGTTCTGTCAGGGTAAATCGATCAGGCAGGAAGCGGGCGGGCAACGTCGACTAGGTGAACCCACCTCAGTGGTGCCCACCGCCGGACTCGAACCGGCACGCTCGTACGAACTGCGGATTTTAAGTCCGCTGCGTCTACCATTCCGCCAGGCGGGCAGCCGGCGCGTAGACTAATCGGATCCCGGCCTCAGGTCATCCCGTCCGCAGCAACGCGGGACCATTCTGCTTGAGCCAGGCCTCGGCGTGAGCGCGATGCGGGGTCAGCAGTTCGACCAGTGCCCAGAAGCCGCGCCCATGATCGAGGTGGCGCAGATGGGCCAGCTCGTGCGCCACGACGTAGTGCTGGATCTCGGGGGGCGCCATCACCAAGCGCCAGCTGAACATCACCACCTTGTCCGACGAGCAGCTGCCCCAGCGTGTCGAGGTATCCTTGATGGCCAGCCGGCTCGGGATCAGGTCGGTGCCGGCATCGGGTCCGGCGCCAATGACGGCCGCGAGTTTCGCCAGGCGCAGGCGGGCCTCGGCGCGCAGGAAATCGCTTAGGCGCCGCGGCAGGAACGCGTGTTCCCCGCTGATCCGGATCTCGTCCGCCTCGACCCAGACGCCGCGCCTGGCCTCCGGGGAGTGCCTGATCACGTGCGGCCGGCCATCGAGCAGGACCACGGCGCCCTCGTCGAACGCAACCACCTTGGGCAACGCCGCGAGGCGGCCGGCAACCCACTCGGCATGGATGCGCAGGAGCGCCAGCCCGCCCTCGCGGCTCGCCCGCGGCGGCAGCGTGACCACCACCATGCCGGCGCGAGGGTCGATCCGCAGCGAGATGCGCCCTGCGGTGCGGCATCGGCGCCAGCGCACGGGCA
Proteins encoded:
- a CDS encoding glycosyltransferase codes for the protein MAVDRALVHGVSVALATYNGAHYLKEQLDSLADQTYLPSELVVTDDGSSDETLEMLAEFATTAPFPVRIHRNPVRLGYRANFMHAASLCSGSLISFCDQDDVWRRDNLEQVVAGFDDPDVLLVFHNALLVKADRQPISPFYATPPVAGCAPILTLNPWMFAWGFMQTFRADLKNAMPEWEQAQCHLFPGEVLGHDMFFFLLAASLGKVRYLDEMLTEYRQHDNNTVGSKKRTPPTLIERWRYRFEDRSETYGHLAHVATINADLLGQLSRSDAMPETLKSAAGTAAQAWLPIARLYGDRARCCRGGAIGRLKAFLRLWRAGFYGESSFWTLGRNAMLKDFVLGVICAPLILRIGARSSLTDRTCRRGLRTLGQAQTASR
- a CDS encoding YidB family protein; translation: MSGFLSGLKAKAMALAGGEDAIAGLLAKMLESQGGQAGVAHIVKQFDNVGLGDKARSWTGNGPPQPLTTEEVQRVLTSDQVKFLASCTGLPLAPLLPVIAKLLPIAISKMAKQQEGPQQAAHEAVEQVKDT
- a CDS encoding alpha-2-macroglobulin family protein, producing MIRRLLGLFLMFAVSSAVGQTVISSRHPAAAQVAEDKGGAPPAPAPVTPDALEFQRLLLNTGGNNAEACLRFGAKLDDRKAADYAARLSLVPAAKPSVRIEGSDLCIGGLGFGTRHALTVSAGLVGAQGERLRTDLHLTVTLADRPATVAIAGDGYVLPRTTATGIEIQTVNVKRVRLRVLRMSQQHAVARTGSESGYGNDPVNLSTTSMHGYELDALLQSDLVPIWQGMMDVDGDPNKTVVTAFPVAGVIHDQRAGLYLVTAEDGDAPASRLATRPDIAAHWVNVSDIGLSTIEGRDGLHVVARSLATALPMQGVRIALNAHGGDVLGVAVTDRDGSASFAPGLVRGKGPEAPDTIVATGLSNDFASIRLGTWFDFSDRGAEGHAVAGPEQAIVMTERGVYRPGEMVQTTSLLRNHLGAAIGDQPLVLELDRPDGIEERRMTLPAAAEGGFVVPVPLTGSAPLGTWTLRAYADPTSPSIGSATFEVQDFVPQVLGVELVADQPALLPGSTASATLTGRFLYGAPAAGLHGDGSMRVLVDPSPVPGVTGYAFGLASETLPGKEQKLEVPDADALGKSKIAVSPTVPAGLSLPMTISVEAGMQDPGGRSVTKRIMIPVRRTRPLIGLKGHDAGGDAVQQTAKVEIATFDPEGKPVAVPHMAWRVIRENDVYDWFGGAGGWSFHQTTIDEPISQGTVDTGSDGRATIAPMLDQARYRIVVTDTASGAVTSTEVHVGWWAPEQTDAAPDRLDVVAKDSTIPAGGSTVIHVASRFAGEAQVTIAGDRVFSTRTIHIPAGGTDIPVTADPGWEGGAYALVTLYRPLKQPARPHDPVRAVGLAWIGLDEASHRLDVSMQAPDLALPRQQLHLPVSVRGAGASGHAHLTLAAVDEGVLGITSYKQADPFDLLFGKHRLGIDTTDTYSHLLDGSARAGRIREGGDEGSGPTGLAVTSTRVVSLFSGDVLLDAMGRGVVTLDVPDFEGRLRLMATAWSADGVGSATGGTTIRDPVIPDVSLPRFLAPGDTARDTVSIADTDGADGTYELALAATGSVRIDGASTFKTDLRRGQRREFAIGLAGTTAGIGRVVATLTGPGLHRHPLVRDWSIEVRPAHLPTTTSTIVTQAPGKSYRADPTLLAGYDPGSTTMTIGYSGFGGIDTIGLLQSLEVGGWGSSEDLAAQAWPLIHFRQPGLMGRLPIPGGATGRVQTAVDTLLDREDAGGRIGEWHLNDGGTLPWTQIYLVDFLGRAKEAGFSVSRPALDRALDWLEESQLQGGVRQSDDDAVTPATRAYALFVLARAGRLDAGAIRTMHDDLASGLGNDRTMFVWGSPGAEATIAEPLALGHMSAALALADQHDASREGFGWAVANLGPARVGPPQLLDGAYWIYVRDLAGVTALAADARDDELAQRLVQQFNLMDLSPPQLNDQEKAGLLGVAAAMDRDDPAVRIAVNGKEVADPVHLPQAFTPDTDDIAKGYTVSNTGTRPLWLTTTVTGTPTQAPPATDTGYSVRAEALTMSGDRFDTRHLRQNDRFIVLVSGSADGGDVHRTILVSMLPAGWEIESTITDGQDGFDFLGELTHAKSEQAQDDRFVAIFGTDPDKARDTGVSKSLGQNEYRLAYVVRAVTPGSFILPETVVTDRYRPTITGRTAASRTEVAPR
- a CDS encoding transglycosylase domain-containing protein gives rise to the protein MKWRAITSALTVCTLGVVALDRVFPPDLSRYRAASLFLLDDEDRLLDGRVSSDGAWRIPTRRADIDPGYVTLLLRTEDHRFADHPGIDPFALARAAYQLAVRWRIVSGGSTLAMQTARLLSPHPHDVAGKISDLVRALQLEARYGRAGMLDIYLTLAPEGGNVEGIRAASLLYFGHEPQHLTLQEAALLVAIPRRPGALRPDRHPDAAIAAAARVLERSGLTWGGDTDPIGRRPVSHDAQALLGHEWSLGRRGIVRTTIDGGLQRTARRIIQSMVPPPRGEFAALVTRRNRTVAIWIGGAGPAGDCPGCSVDMVTARRSPGSTLKPFAYGMAFDQGTLTPGTILRDERMGFSGYTPRNYDRLFHGGTTATVALQQSYNLPAVQVLRLVGPARFVSTLASCGIHLVLPRGTTAPGLPVILGGAAISMLDLASLYGALAEHGMVEPVRVEPGPAGIGRPVMGPRAARQIVAILRGTPPPPGVTDWRSRGIAFKTGTSYGQRDAWAAAATPDWTVVTWAGRPDGTASPGITGRETAAPLMARLLDVLTLADGRIAEAGAPVERLGDLSPALQRLGQDDRPRILAPSPGSSVEGSGDGGRMQPVGLEASGGTPPYRWIVDGSPVVVLPGGMPAWRPDGPGFAHVAVIDANGRSGAANVRVR
- a CDS encoding M48 family metallopeptidase — translated: MTAASTRRPFQAAQPRSRAAVAPPPQLELLRFPTGDLPVRWRRCRTAGRISLRIDPRAGMVVVTLPPRASREGGLALLRIHAEWVAGRLAALPKVVAFDEGAVVLLDGRPHVIRHSPEARRGVWVEADEIRISGEHAFLPRRLSDFLRAEARLRLAKLAAVIGAGPDAGTDLIPSRLAIKDTSTRWGSCSSDKVVMFSWRLVMAPPEIQHYVVAHELAHLRHLDHGRGFWALVELLTPHRAHAEAWLKQNGPALLRTG